The Vibrio sp. SNU_ST1 genome has a segment encoding these proteins:
- the degS gene encoding outer membrane-stress sensor serine endopeptidase DegS, which translates to MLSFLFRSISLGLVSAALILLAFPSLRPAIVADVTNPQVDNIGSLQISFNQAVRRAAPAVVNIYSRKYAESDRNKLLTQGLGSGVIVSEKGYIITNFHVVAQADQIVVALQDGRVAAAQLVGSDKRTDIAILRVSGDNLPVIPLNPNYKANVGDVVLAIGNPYNLGQTTTFGIISATGRSSISADGHQAFIQTDAAINEGNSGGALVNSQGELVGINTASFQQATDMETYGISFAIPYSLANKIMEKIIADGRVIRGYIGIDGQDINSVTSRLLGTKNIGGIVVLGIDPNGPAADAGFEAQDIIISINNTQISGRQSVMDIVTDLRPGTIIDVGVLRKGENKTLKVTITEDTRL; encoded by the coding sequence ATGCTGTCCTTTCTATTTCGTTCTATTTCCCTTGGACTCGTTTCAGCGGCGCTTATTCTTCTCGCATTCCCGAGTTTAAGGCCGGCGATTGTTGCAGACGTCACGAACCCTCAAGTCGATAATATTGGCTCTCTTCAGATCTCATTTAACCAAGCGGTGCGACGAGCTGCACCCGCTGTGGTCAATATTTATAGTCGTAAATACGCAGAAAGCGATCGCAACAAGCTACTAACTCAAGGATTAGGTTCAGGGGTGATTGTTAGTGAAAAAGGCTACATCATTACCAACTTCCATGTTGTTGCTCAAGCTGACCAAATAGTCGTGGCACTTCAAGACGGACGAGTAGCTGCCGCACAACTTGTCGGCTCAGACAAACGCACCGATATTGCGATACTCCGAGTCAGCGGTGACAACTTACCTGTTATTCCACTGAACCCGAATTACAAAGCAAATGTCGGCGACGTGGTGCTGGCTATCGGTAACCCATACAACCTAGGGCAAACGACAACCTTTGGCATTATCTCTGCAACAGGTCGTTCTTCGATCAGTGCAGATGGTCACCAAGCCTTTATCCAGACCGATGCTGCAATCAATGAAGGTAACTCTGGTGGTGCACTGGTTAACTCACAAGGTGAGCTCGTCGGTATCAACACGGCTTCTTTCCAACAAGCTACCGACATGGAAACCTACGGGATCTCATTTGCAATCCCCTACTCACTTGCTAATAAAATCATGGAGAAGATCATCGCCGATGGTCGTGTCATTCGTGGTTATATTGGTATCGACGGACAAGACATCAATTCGGTGACATCACGCTTGCTCGGTACTAAGAACATCGGTGGTATTGTTGTCTTAGGCATTGACCCGAATGGTCCTGCAGCCGATGCCGGCTTTGAAGCACAAGATATCATTATCAGCATCAACAACACCCAAATTAGCGGACGACAGAGCGTAATGGACATTGTTACTGACCTTCGCCCGGGTACTATCATTGATGTTGGTGTATTGCGCAAAGGTGAAAACAAGACACTCAAAGTCACCATTACCGAAGACACACGCCTGTAG
- the zapE gene encoding cell division protein ZapE — MNPIKKYEQDIKEHGFQRDPAQEQAVKSLDELFHQFQDYMNTPIPQLTRFQKLLGKKPELPEPPKGLYFWGGVGRGKTYLMDTFYDALPTTKKMRVHFHRFMYRVHDELKALGNVSDPLPLVADKLKEEADIICFDEFFVSDITDAMILGTLFQELFARNVILVATSNIPPADLYRNGLQRARFLPAIKLIQDNCHILNVDSGIDYRLRTLEQAEIYHYPLDSQANINLEKYYAQLVGEDKEKLKQIEVNHRQLDVVEASDGVLHGTFAQLCQSARSQNDYIELSRVYHTVLLADVLQMSATSDDAARRFIALVDEFYERNVKLIISAEVELEKLYTNGQLEFEFKRCQSRLIEMQSHEYLAKEHLS, encoded by the coding sequence ATGAATCCCATTAAAAAATACGAACAAGATATAAAAGAACATGGATTTCAAAGAGATCCAGCACAAGAGCAAGCCGTTAAGTCTTTAGATGAACTCTTTCATCAATTCCAAGATTACATGAATACGCCTATTCCTCAACTGACTCGATTTCAGAAATTACTGGGTAAAAAGCCAGAACTGCCAGAGCCACCGAAAGGACTCTATTTTTGGGGCGGCGTTGGGCGCGGTAAGACGTATTTAATGGATACGTTCTACGATGCCTTACCGACCACAAAAAAAATGCGCGTTCACTTTCACCGCTTTATGTATCGAGTCCATGATGAGCTAAAGGCGCTAGGTAATGTGAGCGATCCATTGCCTTTGGTCGCAGACAAATTAAAAGAAGAAGCGGACATTATTTGTTTCGACGAATTCTTTGTCTCCGACATCACGGATGCGATGATTTTAGGCACCTTGTTCCAAGAGTTATTTGCTCGAAACGTTATCTTGGTCGCCACCTCAAACATTCCGCCTGCGGATCTGTATCGCAACGGCTTGCAGCGAGCACGCTTCTTACCGGCTATTAAGCTCATTCAAGACAATTGTCATATTCTTAATGTCGATAGCGGAATCGATTATCGTCTACGTACCCTAGAGCAAGCTGAGATCTACCATTACCCGCTGGATAGCCAAGCGAATATCAACCTCGAAAAATATTACGCACAATTAGTTGGTGAAGATAAAGAGAAACTCAAACAGATTGAGGTCAATCACCGTCAACTGGATGTGGTAGAAGCCAGCGATGGCGTATTGCATGGCACCTTTGCTCAGCTTTGCCAGTCGGCTCGCAGCCAGAATGACTATATTGAACTGTCTCGGGTTTATCACACGGTTCTGTTGGCTGATGTGTTGCAAATGAGCGCGACTTCCGATGACGCCGCTAGGCGCTTTATTGCGTTAGTTGATGAGTTCTATGAGCGCAATGTGAAACTGATTATTTCAGCGGAAGTGGAGCTAGAAAAGCTATACACCAATGGTCAACTAGAGTTTGAGTTTAAACGTTGTCAATCGCGTTTAATTGAAATGCAGAGCCATGAGTATTTGGCAAAAGAACACTTAAGTTAG
- a CDS encoding DegQ family serine endoprotease has protein sequence MKKPLLALSVLTLSLSSIITPIQATAALPLSVGNEQLPSLAPMLEQVTPAVVSIAVEGKQVQRQQIPEQFQFFFGPEQTRERPFRGLGSGVIIDAKKGHIVTNYHVINGADDIKVKLHDGREYDAELIGGDQMSDIALLKLETAKNLTQIKVADSDKLRVGDFSVAIGNPFGLGQTVTSGIVSALGRSGLNLENFENFIQTDAAINSGNSGGALVNLNGELIGINTAILGPNGGNVGIGFAIPSNMMTNLTEQILDFGEVKRGMLGVQGGEVTSELAEALGYESSKGAFVSQIVPDSAADKAGLKAGDVIISINGKRIDTFSELRAKVATLGAGKQIELGVVRDGKNKTFDVTLGESTNSKTQAEKLHEGLAGAELTNTTDSDSATGVKVSSVAQGSPAEAYQLLKDDIIIGVNRQPVKNLAEFRKILEKQPGVLALNIQRDDRTIYLVIR, from the coding sequence ATGAAAAAACCTTTGCTTGCTTTATCAGTACTGACTTTAAGCTTAAGTTCAATCATCACCCCCATTCAAGCAACAGCCGCACTTCCATTAAGTGTGGGTAATGAACAATTACCAAGCCTTGCTCCTATGCTTGAACAAGTAACCCCCGCAGTGGTTAGTATTGCCGTAGAAGGCAAACAGGTACAACGTCAGCAAATCCCTGAACAATTTCAATTCTTTTTTGGTCCAGAACAAACACGAGAGCGTCCATTCCGCGGGCTAGGCTCTGGTGTGATCATTGACGCCAAGAAAGGTCATATCGTGACCAATTACCATGTCATCAATGGCGCAGACGATATCAAAGTAAAACTGCATGATGGTCGAGAGTACGATGCAGAGCTCATCGGCGGCGACCAGATGTCTGATATCGCGCTATTAAAACTCGAGACAGCCAAAAACCTTACCCAGATAAAAGTCGCAGATTCCGACAAATTGAGAGTCGGCGATTTCAGTGTCGCTATCGGCAACCCATTTGGGCTTGGTCAAACCGTGACATCCGGTATCGTTTCAGCGTTAGGACGTAGCGGTCTCAATCTAGAGAACTTCGAAAATTTCATTCAAACCGATGCCGCGATTAACAGTGGAAACTCTGGAGGTGCGTTAGTGAATCTTAACGGTGAACTGATCGGTATCAACACGGCCATCCTAGGACCTAACGGAGGCAATGTCGGTATCGGCTTTGCCATTCCATCCAATATGATGACAAACCTGACTGAACAGATTCTCGATTTCGGTGAAGTAAAACGTGGCATGCTTGGTGTCCAAGGTGGAGAGGTCACCTCGGAATTGGCTGAAGCGCTTGGTTATGAGTCCAGCAAAGGTGCTTTTGTTAGCCAAATTGTACCCGACAGTGCTGCAGACAAAGCCGGATTGAAAGCGGGCGATGTCATTATCTCCATTAACGGTAAGCGTATTGATACTTTTAGTGAGTTAAGAGCCAAAGTAGCCACCTTAGGTGCAGGTAAACAGATCGAGTTAGGCGTGGTTCGTGACGGTAAGAATAAGACCTTTGACGTCACGCTTGGTGAATCCACAAATAGTAAGACACAAGCTGAAAAGCTCCATGAAGGACTTGCCGGTGCAGAGCTCACCAACACAACCGACAGCGATTCAGCGACAGGCGTCAAGGTATCAAGTGTCGCTCAAGGTTCGCCAGCAGAAGCTTATCAGCTTCTTAAAGATGACATCATCATCGGGGTAAACCGCCAACCAGTTAAGAACCTTGCTGAATTTAGAAAGATTCTTGAAAAACAACCTGGCGTATTGGCACTTAATATCCAGCGAGACGATAGGACTATCTATCTAGTTATTCGATAG
- the rplM gene encoding 50S ribosomal protein L13: MKTFVAKPETVKRDWYVVDAEGKTLGRLASEIASRLRGKHKAEYTPHVDTGDYIIVVNAEKVAVTGNKAKGKVYYRHSEFPGGLKTITFEKLIAKKPEMVLELAVKGMLPRGPLGRAMYRKLKVYAGTEHNHVAQQPQVLDI; this comes from the coding sequence ATGAAAACTTTCGTTGCTAAACCAGAAACTGTAAAACGCGACTGGTATGTTGTAGACGCTGAAGGCAAAACTCTTGGCCGTCTAGCAAGTGAAATCGCTTCTCGCCTACGCGGCAAGCATAAAGCAGAATACACTCCTCACGTAGACACTGGTGATTACATCATCGTTGTTAACGCTGAGAAAGTTGCTGTAACTGGTAACAAAGCTAAGGGTAAGGTTTACTACCGTCACTCTGAGTTCCCAGGTGGTCTTAAAACTATCACTTTTGAAAAGCTAATTGCTAAGAAACCAGAAATGGTTCTTGAACTAGCAGTTAAAGGTATGCTTCCACGTGGTCCACTAGGCCGCGCGATGTACCGTAAGCTTAAAGTGTACGCTGGTACTGAGCACAACCATGTTGCTCAACAGCCACAAGTACTAGACATCTAA
- the parE gene encoding DNA topoisomerase IV subunit B, whose product MTEQYNAKDLEVLEGLDPVRHRPGMYTETERPNHLAQEVIDNSVDEALAGHAKKIKVVLHADQSLEVTDDGRGMPVDIHPEKGISGVELILTKLHSGGKFSNNNYKFSGGLHGVGISVVNALSKRVEVTVRRDGQVHEIALEGGHAVTDLTVTGTCGHRNTGTTVHFWPDPKYFDSSKFSVLRLINNLRAKAVLCPGLEITFVDKVGGEEHKWFYEDGLKDYLAEGVKGYTLLPEEPYVGEFVAETEMANWAIIWQPEGGDMITESYVNLVPTKQGGTHVNGLRQGLLDAMREFCEFRNLLPRGVKLTGDDIFDRCSYVLSVKMQDPQFAGQTKERLSSRQTAAFVSGVVKDAFSLWLNEKPQLAEQLAEACIANAHRRMRASKKVVRKKIASGPALPGKLTDCSVQDLSRTEIFFVEGDSAGGSAKQARDREFQAVMPLRGKILNTWEVSADQVLASQEVHDISVALGIDPDNDDLSGLRYGKICILADADSDGLHIATLLCALFTRHFHALVEAGHIYVAMPPLYRIDCGKEVFYALDDAEKDGVLERLSQKKAKINVQRFKGLGEMNPLQLRETTMDPNTRRLVQLTIDDNEATNEMMDMLLGKKRADDRRTWLQTNGDMAEV is encoded by the coding sequence ATGACTGAACAATATAATGCAAAAGACCTCGAGGTACTTGAAGGTCTCGACCCCGTGCGACACCGCCCGGGAATGTATACCGAGACAGAAAGACCAAACCACCTTGCCCAAGAAGTCATTGATAACTCGGTTGATGAAGCACTAGCGGGACACGCTAAGAAGATTAAAGTCGTGTTGCATGCTGACCAATCGTTAGAAGTGACGGATGATGGCCGTGGTATGCCGGTTGATATCCACCCTGAAAAAGGGATCTCAGGTGTTGAGCTGATTTTAACTAAGCTCCACTCTGGCGGTAAGTTCTCGAACAATAACTACAAGTTTTCAGGTGGTTTGCACGGGGTAGGTATCTCGGTGGTAAACGCGTTGTCAAAACGTGTTGAAGTGACGGTTCGCCGTGACGGTCAGGTACATGAAATTGCCCTTGAAGGCGGTCATGCTGTAACGGATCTTACTGTTACAGGTACTTGTGGTCACCGCAATACCGGTACGACGGTACATTTTTGGCCAGATCCAAAATACTTCGATAGCTCTAAGTTCTCTGTTTTACGTCTTATCAATAACTTGCGCGCTAAAGCTGTACTTTGCCCTGGTTTAGAAATCACCTTTGTCGACAAGGTTGGCGGTGAAGAACATAAATGGTTCTATGAAGATGGTCTAAAAGACTACCTTGCAGAAGGTGTGAAAGGTTACACCTTACTGCCTGAGGAACCTTATGTTGGCGAATTCGTTGCTGAAACAGAAATGGCGAACTGGGCGATTATTTGGCAGCCAGAAGGCGGTGATATGATCACAGAGAGTTACGTGAACTTAGTACCAACTAAGCAAGGTGGTACACACGTAAACGGTCTTCGACAAGGTCTGCTTGATGCTATGCGTGAGTTCTGTGAATTTCGTAACCTTCTACCGCGTGGCGTTAAGTTAACGGGTGACGATATTTTCGATCGTTGTTCGTACGTATTATCGGTGAAGATGCAAGATCCGCAATTTGCTGGTCAAACAAAAGAACGTCTTTCTTCTCGTCAAACCGCAGCGTTTGTGTCTGGTGTGGTAAAAGATGCCTTTAGCTTGTGGTTGAACGAAAAACCACAACTGGCAGAACAGTTAGCTGAAGCTTGTATAGCGAATGCTCACCGCCGCATGCGCGCAAGCAAAAAGGTTGTGCGTAAGAAGATTGCTTCAGGCCCTGCATTGCCGGGTAAGCTAACCGATTGTTCGGTTCAAGATTTAAGTCGTACCGAAATCTTCTTCGTAGAAGGGGACTCGGCGGGCGGTTCTGCTAAACAAGCACGTGATCGTGAGTTCCAAGCGGTTATGCCACTTCGCGGTAAGATCCTAAATACATGGGAAGTGTCAGCGGACCAAGTATTGGCTTCACAAGAAGTACATGATATTTCGGTTGCTCTGGGTATCGACCCTGATAACGATGACTTGTCAGGCCTGCGTTACGGTAAGATCTGTATTCTTGCCGATGCGGACTCGGATGGTCTTCATATCGCGACACTGCTATGTGCACTCTTTACTCGCCATTTCCATGCATTGGTTGAAGCGGGTCATATCTATGTGGCAATGCCCCCTCTGTATCGTATCGATTGCGGTAAAGAAGTGTTCTACGCACTTGATGACGCAGAGAAAGATGGTGTGCTTGAGCGACTATCGCAGAAGAAAGCTAAGATCAACGTGCAACGATTCAAAGGTCTGGGTGAAATGAACCCACTTCAGTTACGTGAAACCACCATGGATCCGAACACTCGTCGTCTTGTTCAATTAACGATTGATGACAACGAAGCGACCAACGAGATGATGGACATGCTGCTTGGTAAAAAACGTGCAGATGATCGCCGTACATGGCTACAGACTAACGGTGATATGGCCGAGGTATAA
- the petA gene encoding ubiquinol-cytochrome c reductase iron-sulfur subunit: MSNAPLNNGRRRFLTATTAVVGGLGAAAVAVPFIKSWNPSAKAKAAGAPVEVEVSKLEPGQMVRVEWQGKPVWVVRRAESVLENLKAIGGQLRDPQSEAEQQPEYAQNEFRSIKPEFFVAVGFCTHLGCSPTYLPDSFAEQVQGVKSGFFCPCHGSKFDMAGRVFQGVPAPLNLVVPKHMYLSDTKIMIGVDEGDA; the protein is encoded by the coding sequence ATGAGCAACGCGCCTTTAAATAACGGTCGCAGGCGTTTCTTAACCGCAACAACAGCCGTTGTTGGTGGTTTAGGAGCAGCTGCTGTAGCCGTGCCTTTTATTAAATCATGGAATCCGAGTGCCAAGGCGAAAGCTGCAGGCGCACCGGTGGAAGTGGAAGTCAGTAAGTTAGAGCCGGGACAAATGGTTCGTGTCGAGTGGCAAGGTAAGCCTGTATGGGTTGTACGCCGTGCTGAATCGGTACTTGAGAACCTAAAAGCGATCGGTGGTCAACTTCGTGACCCTCAATCTGAAGCTGAACAACAACCAGAATACGCGCAGAACGAGTTTCGTTCAATTAAGCCGGAATTCTTCGTTGCTGTTGGTTTCTGTACGCACTTAGGTTGTTCTCCAACTTACCTGCCAGATTCTTTTGCAGAACAAGTTCAGGGTGTTAAGTCTGGTTTCTTCTGTCCTTGTCATGGTTCAAAGTTTGATATGGCAGGTCGAGTATTCCAAGGTGTACCAGCGCCATTGAACCTTGTTGTACCAAAGCATATGTATTTGAGTGACACTAAGATCATGATCGGTGTGGACGAGGGAGACGCGTAA
- the zapG gene encoding Z-ring associated protein ZapG, whose protein sequence is MPWMYAVAGLLVGVILGVAISRLMTPEYKKQKNVQKELDSAKFALEQQRQELADHFAKSAEMLDTLGKDYTKLYQHMEKTSSELLPNLPEQDNPFVKTAAAHSDKPQDKSSVKESTLEEQPKDYANGATGLFTEQKKEIMDAPDVVTAKAS, encoded by the coding sequence ATGCCTTGGATGTATGCCGTTGCCGGTTTACTAGTCGGAGTTATTTTAGGGGTCGCTATTTCTCGTCTCATGACACCTGAATACAAAAAACAAAAGAACGTACAGAAAGAATTAGATAGCGCAAAGTTTGCCCTGGAACAGCAGCGACAAGAGCTAGCTGACCACTTTGCGAAATCAGCAGAAATGTTGGACACCTTAGGTAAGGACTATACAAAGCTTTACCAACACATGGAAAAAACGAGCTCAGAGCTACTCCCTAACCTGCCAGAGCAAGACAACCCATTTGTGAAAACAGCCGCTGCTCATTCGGATAAGCCACAAGATAAGTCTTCAGTTAAAGAGTCGACTCTTGAAGAACAACCGAAAGATTACGCGAATGGCGCAACGGGCTTATTTACCGAGCAGAAGAAAGAAATCATGGATGCTCCCGATGTCGTTACAGCAAAAGCATCGTAA
- the rpsI gene encoding 30S ribosomal protein S9, whose product MAENQYYGTGRRKSSAARVFIKPGSGEIVINKRSLDVYFGRPTSRMVVKQPLELVELTEKLDLYITVSGGGISGQAGAIRHGITRALMEYDETLRPALRAAGYVTRDARCVERKKVGLRKARRKPQFSKR is encoded by the coding sequence ATGGCAGAGAATCAATACTACGGCACTGGTCGTCGCAAAAGCTCAGCAGCTCGTGTTTTCATCAAACCAGGCTCTGGTGAGATCGTAATCAACAAGCGCAGCCTTGATGTTTACTTCGGTCGTCCAACTTCTCGTATGGTTGTTAAACAACCTCTTGAGCTAGTTGAACTAACTGAGAAACTTGACCTTTACATCACTGTTTCTGGTGGTGGTATTTCTGGTCAAGCTGGCGCAATCCGCCACGGTATCACTCGCGCTCTTATGGAGTACGATGAAACTCTACGTCCTGCTCTACGTGCAGCTGGTTACGTTACTCGTGACGCTCGTTGCGTTGAACGTAAGAAAGTTGGTCTACGTAAAGCACGTCGTAAACCTCAATTCTCTAAGCGTTAA
- the parC gene encoding DNA topoisomerase IV subunit A — protein MSNEITYDGVEQLPMRKFTEDAYLNYSMYVIMDRALPYIGDGLKPVQRRIIYAMSELGLSAASKYKKSARTVGDVLGKYHPHGDSACYEAMVLMAQPFSYRYPLVDGQGNWGAPDDPKSFAAMRYTEAKLSKFAEVLLGELGQGTVDWQPNFDGTMKEPQMLPARLPHILLNGITGIAVGMATDIPPHNVREVANAAIHLIDTPKAELPDVMGFIQGPDYPTEAEIISPKSDIEKIYRTGRGSIKMRAVWHKEGSDIVITALPHQVSGAKLLEQIANQMRAKKLPMVDDLRDESDHENPTRIVVVPRSNRIDCDQLMSHLFASTDLEKNFRVNLNMIGLDNRPQVKGLVQILKEWIEFRRTTVRRRLQYRLDKVLARLHILEGLLAAYLNIDEVIEIIRTEDEPCPVLMSRFNISEIQANAILDIKLRNLAKLEEFKIRAEQEELEAEREKLEKLLGSERRLNTLIKKEIQADADKYGDDRRSPLIERAEAKALTERDLVPSEPITVVLSEKGWIRHAKGHEVDAEGLNYKSGDKFLASAKGKSNQQAVFLGSDGRSYSLESHSLPSARSQGEPITGRLNVSPGTSIRQVVMGENEQLWLVGSDAGYGFVCKGSELLSKNKSGKALVNLPQASEVMLPSPIADLDSNQILAITNQGRMLLFPIKDLPQLSKGKGNKIINIPSAKAKEREEFVSHLMAIPENATLTIYAGKRKLGLKPADLENFRGERGRRGGLLPRGLQRVTRIDIDEPSDA, from the coding sequence ATGTCTAACGAAATTACATATGATGGCGTTGAACAGTTGCCAATGCGCAAGTTCACCGAAGATGCCTACTTAAATTACTCAATGTACGTGATCATGGATCGTGCATTGCCGTATATCGGTGATGGCTTGAAGCCAGTACAGCGTCGTATTATTTACGCGATGTCTGAGCTGGGCTTATCGGCTGCATCGAAATACAAAAAATCAGCACGTACCGTTGGTGACGTATTAGGTAAGTATCACCCACACGGTGACTCTGCTTGTTACGAAGCGATGGTATTGATGGCGCAGCCTTTCTCTTACCGCTACCCATTGGTAGATGGTCAAGGTAACTGGGGTGCTCCGGACGACCCGAAATCGTTCGCTGCGATGCGTTATACCGAAGCGAAATTATCTAAGTTTGCTGAGGTTCTTCTAGGTGAACTAGGTCAAGGCACAGTTGATTGGCAACCAAACTTTGATGGCACCATGAAAGAGCCTCAGATGTTGCCAGCACGTCTGCCTCATATCTTACTTAACGGTATTACTGGTATCGCGGTAGGTATGGCGACTGACATCCCGCCTCACAATGTCCGTGAAGTGGCGAACGCAGCGATTCACTTGATTGATACGCCGAAAGCTGAACTTCCAGATGTGATGGGTTTCATTCAAGGCCCTGATTACCCGACAGAGGCTGAGATTATTTCGCCGAAGTCGGACATCGAAAAGATCTACCGTACTGGACGTGGCAGCATCAAGATGCGCGCGGTTTGGCACAAGGAAGGCTCTGATATTGTTATCACGGCTTTACCTCATCAAGTGTCAGGTGCGAAGTTACTTGAGCAAATTGCTAACCAGATGCGCGCTAAGAAGCTGCCAATGGTTGACGACTTGCGTGATGAATCGGATCACGAGAACCCAACTCGCATCGTTGTCGTTCCTCGTTCAAACCGTATCGACTGTGACCAATTGATGAGTCACCTATTCGCTTCTACGGATCTAGAGAAAAACTTCCGCGTTAATTTGAACATGATTGGTTTAGACAATCGTCCTCAAGTTAAAGGTCTAGTTCAAATTCTGAAAGAGTGGATTGAGTTCCGTCGTACAACTGTTCGTCGTCGTTTACAGTACCGTTTAGATAAAGTACTGGCACGTTTGCACATTTTAGAAGGTTTGCTTGCTGCTTATCTTAATATCGATGAAGTGATTGAAATCATTCGTACAGAAGACGAACCATGTCCTGTATTGATGAGCCGTTTCAACATTTCTGAAATTCAAGCCAATGCGATTCTTGATATTAAACTTCGTAACTTAGCTAAGTTAGAAGAATTTAAGATTCGAGCTGAGCAAGAGGAACTTGAAGCTGAACGTGAAAAGCTTGAAAAGCTACTCGGTTCAGAGCGTCGCTTGAATACGTTGATCAAGAAAGAAATCCAAGCAGATGCAGATAAATACGGCGATGATCGTCGTTCACCTCTGATTGAGCGTGCTGAAGCGAAAGCGCTAACAGAACGCGACTTAGTACCAAGCGAACCAATCACGGTTGTGTTGTCTGAGAAAGGTTGGATTCGTCATGCTAAAGGGCATGAAGTCGACGCTGAAGGCTTGAACTACAAATCTGGTGATAAATTCTTAGCGAGTGCTAAGGGTAAGAGTAACCAACAAGCGGTGTTCCTTGGCAGTGATGGCCGAAGCTACTCCCTTGAATCTCATTCATTACCGTCGGCACGTAGCCAAGGTGAGCCAATTACAGGCCGCTTGAACGTCAGCCCGGGTACTTCTATTCGCCAAGTGGTGATGGGAGAGAACGAACAATTATGGTTAGTCGGTTCTGATGCTGGTTATGGCTTTGTTTGTAAGGGGAGCGAACTGCTGTCTAAGAACAAGAGCGGTAAAGCGTTAGTTAACTTGCCACAAGCTTCTGAAGTGATGTTGCCAAGCCCTATTGCAGACTTGGACAGTAACCAGATTTTGGCGATTACTAACCAAGGCCGTATGTTGTTGTTCCCTATTAAAGACCTACCTCAGCTGAGCAAAGGTAAAGGCAACAAGATCATCAACATCCCTTCTGCGAAAGCAAAAGAGCGTGAAGAGTTTGTATCGCATCTGATGGCTATTCCAGAGAATGCAACGCTGACTATTTACGCGGGCAAACGTAAACTTGGCTTGAAACCTGCGGACCTTGAAAACTTCCGTGGTGAGCGTGGTCGTCGTGGTGGTCTGCTCCCAAGAGGTTTGCAGCGTGTGACTCGCATCGATATCGATGAACCTAGTGACGCTTAG